A single region of the Triticum dicoccoides isolate Atlit2015 ecotype Zavitan chromosome 2B, WEW_v2.0, whole genome shotgun sequence genome encodes:
- the LOC119362238 gene encoding isoflavone reductase homolog, which translates to MEKSRVLVVGGTGYIGRRIVKACLVQGHETYVLMRPEIGPGLDVEKLQLLLSFKAQGARLVEASVDDHRGLVAAVKQVDVVVSAMSGVHFRGHKLLLQLKLVEAIKEAGNVKRFLPSEFGMDPARMEHALEPGRITFNEKMEIRRAIEEANIPHTYISANCFAAYFGPNLGQMRTLLPPKEKVHVYGDGNIKGIFMDEDDVATYTIKSIDDPRALNKTIYLRPPENILSQNELIAKWEKLSGKVLEKIPIQSDEFLASMKGTDLTNQVGVGHFYHIFYEGC; encoded by the exons ATGGAGAAGAGCAGGGTTCttgtcgttggaggcaccggctacATCGGCAGGAGGATCGTGAAGGCATGCCTAGTTCAGGGCCACGAGACGTACGTCCTGATGAGGCCGGAGATCGGCCCTGGCCTCGATGTCGAGAAGCTCCAGCTGCTGCTGTCGTTCAAGGCGCAGGGAGCGCGGCTCGTGGAGGCGTCGGTGGACGACCACCGGGGCCTCGTTGCCGCCGTGAAGCAGGTGGACgtggttgtctcggccatgtcgggGGTTCACTTCCGTGGCCACAAGCTCCTGCTGCAGCTCAAGCTGGTGGAGGCTATCAAAGAAGCTGGAAACGTCAAG CGTTTCCTACCATCGGAATTCGGCATGGACCCAGCAAGGATGGAGCATGCCCTTGAACCAGGAAGGATCACATTTAATGAGAAGATGGAGATAAGAAGGGCGATAGAAGAAGCAAACATTCCCCACACCTATATTTCTGCTAACTGCTTTGCTGCTTACTTTGGTCCTAACCTTGGTCAAATGCGTACCCTACTTCCACCCAAAGAGAAAGTTCACGTATATGGGGATGGCAACATCAAAG GGATATTCATGGACGAAGATGATGTTGCAACGTACACAATCAAGTCCATTGATGATCCACGGGCCTTGAACAAGACAATATACCTAAGACCGCCAGAAAACATCCTTAGTCAAAATGAGCTGATTGCTAAATGGGAAAAGCTCTCAGGAAAGGTTCTTGAGAAAATTCCCATTCAAAGTGATGAATTCTTGGCATCAATGAAAG GTACGGACCTTACTAATCAAGTTGGGGTAGGGCATTTCTACCACATTTTCTATGAgggttgctaa
- the LOC119362237 gene encoding isoflavone reductase homolog isoform X2 — protein sequence MEKSRVLVVGGTGYIGRRIVKASLAQGHETYVLMRPEIGLDVEKLQLLLSFKAQGVRLMEASLDDHRGLVAAVKQVDVVVSAMPGVHFRGHRLLLQLKLVEAIKEAGNVKRFLPSEFGMDPARMGHALEPGRITFDEKMEVRRAIEEANIPHTYISANCFAAYFGANLGQMRTLLPPREKVYVYGDGNIKGIFLDEKDVATYTIKSIDDPRALNKTIYLRPTENILSQNELIAKWENLSGKVLQKIPIQSDEFLASMIELFEHLKMSYRVWSTGSTLGVGALDILPKGKA from the exons ATGGAGAAGAGCAGGGTTCTTGTTGTTGGTGGCACCGGCTACATCGGCAGGAGGATCGTGAAGGCAAGCCTAGCTCAGGGCCACGAGACCTACGTCCTGATGAGGCCCGAGATCGGGCTCGACGTCGAGAAGCTCCAGCTGCTGCTGTCGTTCAAGGCGCAGGGAGTGCGGCTCATGGAGGCGTCGCTGGACGACCACCGGGGACTCGTCGCCGCCGTGAAGCAGGTGGACGTGGTGGTCTCGGCCATGCCCGGGGTTCATTTCCGTGGCCACAGGCTCCTGCTGCAGCTCAAGCTGGTGGAGGCTATCAAAGAAGCTGGAAACGTCAAG CGTTTCCTACCATCTGAATTCGGCATGGACCCAGCAAGGATGGGGCATGCCCTTGAACCAGGAAGGATCACATTTGATGAGAAGATGGAGGTAAGAAGGGCGATAGAAGAAGCAAACATTCCCCACACCTATATTTCTGCTAACTGCTTTGCAGCTTACTTTGGTGCTAACCTTGGTCAAATGCGTACCCTACTTCCACCCAGAGAGAAAGTTTATGTATATGGGGATGGCAACATCAAAG GGATATTCCTGGACGAAAAAGATGTTGCAACATACACAATCAAGTCGATTGATGATCCACGGGCCTTGAACAAGACAATATACCTAAGACCGACAGAAAACATCCTTAGTCAAAATGAGCTGATTGCTAAATGGGAAAACCTCTCAGGAAAGGTTCTTCAGAAAATTCCCattcagagtgatgaattcttggcgTCAATGATAG AATTGTTTGAACATTTAAAAATGAGCTACCGAGTTTGGAGCACCGGGAGCACCCTAGGGGTGGGAGCACTAGATATTCTCCCCAAGGGCAAGGCCTAG
- the LOC119362237 gene encoding isoflavone reductase homolog isoform X1, translating to MEKSRVLVVGGTGYIGRRIVKASLAQGHETYVLMRPEIGLDVEKLQLLLSFKAQGVRLMEASLDDHRGLVAAVKQVDVVVSAMPGVHFRGHRLLLQLKLVEAIKEAGNVKRFLPSEFGMDPARMGHALEPGRITFDEKMEVRRAIEEANIPHTYISANCFAAYFGANLGQMRTLLPPREKVYVYGDGNIKGIFLDEKDVATYTIKSIDDPRALNKTIYLRPTENILSQNELIAKWENLSGKVLQKIPIQSDEFLASMIGTDLTNQVGVGHFYHIFYEGCLTNFDIKDNEEEEASLLYPDVQYTRMDEYMKRYL from the exons ATGGAGAAGAGCAGGGTTCTTGTTGTTGGTGGCACCGGCTACATCGGCAGGAGGATCGTGAAGGCAAGCCTAGCTCAGGGCCACGAGACCTACGTCCTGATGAGGCCCGAGATCGGGCTCGACGTCGAGAAGCTCCAGCTGCTGCTGTCGTTCAAGGCGCAGGGAGTGCGGCTCATGGAGGCGTCGCTGGACGACCACCGGGGACTCGTCGCCGCCGTGAAGCAGGTGGACGTGGTGGTCTCGGCCATGCCCGGGGTTCATTTCCGTGGCCACAGGCTCCTGCTGCAGCTCAAGCTGGTGGAGGCTATCAAAGAAGCTGGAAACGTCAAG CGTTTCCTACCATCTGAATTCGGCATGGACCCAGCAAGGATGGGGCATGCCCTTGAACCAGGAAGGATCACATTTGATGAGAAGATGGAGGTAAGAAGGGCGATAGAAGAAGCAAACATTCCCCACACCTATATTTCTGCTAACTGCTTTGCAGCTTACTTTGGTGCTAACCTTGGTCAAATGCGTACCCTACTTCCACCCAGAGAGAAAGTTTATGTATATGGGGATGGCAACATCAAAG GGATATTCCTGGACGAAAAAGATGTTGCAACATACACAATCAAGTCGATTGATGATCCACGGGCCTTGAACAAGACAATATACCTAAGACCGACAGAAAACATCCTTAGTCAAAATGAGCTGATTGCTAAATGGGAAAACCTCTCAGGAAAGGTTCTTCAGAAAATTCCCattcagagtgatgaattcttggcgTCAATGATAG GTACGGACCTTACTAATCAAGTTGGGGTAGGGCATTTCTACCACATTTTCTATGAGGGTTGCTTGACAAACTTTGACATCAAAGACAATGAGGAAGAAGAAGCTTCTCTACTCTACCCAGATGTTCAGTACACCAGGATGGATGAGTACATGAAACGCTATTTGTAA
- the LOC119362236 gene encoding isoflavone reductase homolog, with protein sequence MEKSRVLVVGGTGYIGRRIVKASLAQGHETYVLMRPEIGLDIDKLQMLLSFKAQGARLLEASLDDHRGLVAAVKQVDVVMSAMSGVHFRSHNLHLQLKLVEAIKEAGNVKRFLPSEFGMDPARMGHALEPGRITFDEKMEIRRAIEEGNIPHTYISANCFAAYFVPNLCQMRTLLPPKEKVHVYGDGNVKAIFVDEDDIAAYTIKCVDDPRALNKTIYLRPQENILSQNELIAKWEKLSGKVLKKIPIPNDEFLASMKGTDLANQVGIGHYYHIFYEGCLTNFDIRDDGEEEASLLYPEVQYTRMDEYMQRYL encoded by the exons ATGGAGAAGAGCAGGGTGCTTGTCGTTGGAGGCACTGGCTACATCGGCAGGAGGATCGTGAAGGCGAGCTTAGCTCAGGGCCACGAGACCTATGTGCTGATGAGGCCGGAGATCGGCCTCGACATCGACAAGCTCCAGATGCTGCTGTCGTTCAAGGCGCAGGGAGCGCGGCTCCTGGAGGCGTCGCTCGACGACCACCggggcctcgtcgccgccgtgaaGCAGGTGGACGTGGTGATGTCGGCCATGTCCGGTGTTCACTTCCGTAGCCACAACCTCCACCTGCAGCTCAAGCTCGTGGAGGCCATCAAGGAAGCCGGAAATGTCAAG CGTTTCCTACCATCTGAATTCGGCATGGACCCAGCAAGGATGGGGCATGCCCTTGAACCAGGAAGGATCACCTTTGATGAGAAGATGGAGATAAGAAGGGCGATAGAAGAAGGAAACATTCCCCACACCTACATTTCTGCTAATTGCTTTGCTGCTTACTTTGTTCCTAACCTATGTCAAATGCGTACCCTTCTTCCACCCAAGGAGAAGGTTCACGTCTATGGAGATGGCAACGTCAAAG CGATATTCGTGGACGAAGATGACATTGCAGCATACACAATCAAGTGCGTTGATGATCCACGGGCCTTGAACAAGACAATATACCTACGGCCACAGGAAAACATCCTTAGTCAAAATGAGTTGATTGCTAAATGGGAAAAGCTCTCAGGAAAGGTTCTTAAGAAAATTCCCATTCCGAATGATGAATTCTTGGCATCAATGAAAG GTACAGACCTTGCTAATCAGGTGGGGATAGGGCATTACTATCACATTTTTTATGAGGGTTGCTTGACAAACTTTGACATCAGAGATGATGGGGAAGAAGAGGCTTCTCTACTCTACCCAGAGGTTCAGTACACCAGGATGGACGAGTACATGCAACGCTATTTATAA